In Haliscomenobacter hydrossis DSM 1100, the DNA window ATTCTGGATGACGATGTGGCGTTCTTCGAGTCCGTGCCGCACTTGTTTAAGCTGGGCCAAATCAAAATTGTTGACGGCCTGCTCCAGGTAGCGTACGCCGCCGTGAATCAGTTTCGTGGACTTGGAGGAGGTAGCTGACGCAAAATCGTCTTTTTCAATCAGGGCTACTTTGAAGCCACGAAGTGCTGCATCCAGGGCACAGCCAGCGCCTGATGCGCCTCCGCCGATGATGCAGATGTCGAATTTTTCGGACTGTAGTTTTTGCAGGTATTGAACGCGATTCACTTGGTTCGGGAGTTTGCCCGAAGTTAGGGATTATTCTGGAAAATCTGGTTCTTCAGTTCAAAGAGCTCTGTTCCGCGAGAAAAATCAGTAAATTGAACAAACTCCTATCCTTAGGTCTTATGGCATTTAAATCAATCCATGGTCATCCCATTTGATCATTGGTTGATCCTAACTCATTTACTTGTCCAGCTTAAACCGAATGGGTAAGTTAAACTGTACCGGCACCGCCTGGCCATTTTGCATACCAGGCTTCCATTTTGGCATCAATCCCACTACCCGCAACGCTTCTTCATCACAGCCTGCGCCGATGCCTTTCACTACATGCACATTGGATAAAGCACCATCTCGTTCTACCGTCACCTGGACAACCACTATCCCTTGAACCTTTTTTTTCAAGGCAATTTCCGGGTATTGAGTGTTTTGCTCCAGATGCCTCAATAGTGCTGCTTGCCCTTCAGGATAAGAGGGCATCTGCTCCACAATTTTATATACAAATGTAGAGTCATTGGTAGGGTTTTGAGCGCTTGGATCGATCAGAAGTGCCTTAGTCGACTTTTTAGAGGCTGATTTAGCAGCAGGCTTTATTTTTTTCTCTGTCTTGGTCCAGGCCTCGGTCGAGGGATTGGTTTGGGCCAAAGCCAGGGTTAGTTGGAAGATAAAGATACTCAGGGTTAATAAAAACCGAGGCTTTCGCTTTGCGTTGGGACTACTTTGCATTGGGAAAAGTTTTGTTAACAATACGAATGATGGGTTGAATTTTAACATTTATTTTACATGGTGTGTTTCAGTTGAGGTGAAATCCAATGGGTAACCTGTATTGAACCCGAACAGGCACTCCTCCCTCTTTTAATCCTGGACTCCATTTTGGCATCTTTTTGATTGCAGCTAAGGCTACTTCGTCGCATCCGCCACCAATACGCTCAACGATTTTTGTATTTGAGATTGAACCATCCCTTTCCACGGTAAATTGTAAAACTACCATGCCTTGAATGCCCTTCTTTTTGGCTTTAGGTGGGTAATACACATTCTTTTTTAAAAAACTAAGTAGTTCCTCTACTCCTCCTGGGTATTGTGGCATCCTTTCTACTACGGAATAACGGTCTCCTTCTGGGATTGTATCTTGGCTTTCTTGAGCAGTGAGCATTGGAGATCCCATTGAAAGGATGCAGAACAAAAAGGCAGGAAGAGAAAAGTTGAGCCTAAACTCAAGCTTGGTGGGTTTGATTTTCATAATCTGGGGTTTTTTTACAAAAGTATCATATTACACTTTAAGAGTCAAGTCTGTTTGAAGGTTGGAGAAAAAAATCCCCAAACCTTCAAACAGGAGCAATCACTGCTTCAACACCTTTTGGCTGTACTGCTCGCTACCTTGGGTAATCCGCAGCAAATACTCACCTTTGGGTTCTTTGCTCAGGTCGAGTTGACCATTGTAAGTTCCGTCAAAGTTAGTGAGTGACTGCTGGTAAACCCGCTGCCCGGCCAGGTTGTACACTTCAATGTTGGTGGCTTTGCCTTCGGCACGGAAACTCAGGTTAAAGAGTCCTTTGCTGGGGTTGGGTGAGGCTTTAAAGTCCTGTACTTTGAGAAGATTCGCATTGGTAGGCAATGCGTTTGACTTCTTATCGTCCAACTTAAAGCGAATGGGAAGGTTGAATTGGACGGGCACTGCCTGACCACGTTGTTTGCCTGCCACCCAATTGGGCATCGCGTTGACTACGCGCAGAGCTTCTTCATCACAACCCGCTCCAATGCCTTTGACTACCTTGGCATTGCTGATGCTACCGTCTTTTTCAATGATGTATTGGATCACCACCATGCCTTCTATGCCAGCATCTTTGGCAGCTTTGGGGTAGTTGATGTTTGTACCTAAAAATTTGAGTAAATCTCCTTGTCCCCCTGGGTAGGATGGCATTTGCTCCACTACTTTGAAAACCTCTTTGGGTGCCTCAGCTTTTTTCTCAATCACCCCACCGTCCAACATAAAGCGGATCGGCAGGTTGAACTGCACATTTACAGCTTGTCCTTTCTGCGAGCCGGGCTTCCATTTGGGCATCGTTTTCACCACCCGCAGGGCTTCTTCATTGGCACCACCACCGATGCCGTGCACCACGTGAGGATCGATGATTGTCCCATCTTTGCCAATGATGAATTGCACCACCACCAGGCCCTGAATGTTTTCTTTTCTGGCCACTTCGGGGTACAGTATGTTTTGGGCTAAAAACCTGAGTAATTCAACCGAGCCGCCAGGGTATTCCGGCATTTTTTCAACCACCTTAAACACTTCGCCAGGAATGGAATCCCGTATAGGGGTATAACCTACGACAACCAGCTCATTGATCGAATTTGTCCTGGATGGGTAGCCGTTTATCACTTGTCCTTGAAGCTGATTGGTATTCAATGGAAAACCTTGTACCACCCGCTCCTCGAGCACCTTCGGTGTGGTATCCTTCCGAATGATTACCTCTTTGGACATGCTGCTGTAGGGTGCTTCTGCCTTTCCTTTTTCAACTACACCAGGTGCCATCATGGGCGGCGGCGGTGGGAGGGTTGAATTTTGCGAAGTTGTAGGCACTTGGGCCTCAATGTTGATTTGGGCAAACAAAAAGCCCAGTGCAACCAGCAGCGGCAGGGTTAGCGCATAGCGCAATTGTGCCCGGCCCTGTGTTTTTTTGCGCATCATCATGTGAATACGTTTTTTGAGTTGAGATGTAGAAAAATGGTTTACGAGGGCAATCGAAGGTCCGGACAAGGATTGCCTAATCAAAAGGTGACCGTATTGTTTGCGGTTGGCGTTTTGAAGCACCGCCGCGTCGGCCAAATATTCGTGCACGTCTCTTAATGCCTGGGAATAGTGGTAAGCCAGTGGATTGAACCAACAAATGGCTTTGATGATTTCGCTGAACAATACGTCCAGCGTATGGTATTGCAGGATATGGGTTTCCTCGTGGCGCAACATGTACTCGCGTTCGAGGTTTTCATCTTCGAGTTCAGCGGGCCAAAACAGGTAACGCATGAAGGAAAAAGGCGCTTTTACCTCGGCACTGTACACCAGGGTATACTTGCCCATGGCTTGTTTGTTGCCCCGGCGGTAAATGTGGTACAACTGAAAAAGCCCAACTAAAAAGCGCAACAAACAGTAGGCCACACCGCCCCAATACAGCCAGGTCCAGATATCCCAAGCTGCGCTGGCCGGCACCTGGATGGTGATTTCAGGTAAGGTGTAGGGTTGGTTGACCAGGTTGTTGGCTCGTACTACCACTTCGGGTAACCAATTGGTGAGCTCGCTTGGGTCGACTGGGGCACCCAGGGAGATACGCACCATGGGCACCACCAGCCCCAACAGTAGGGTGATCAATAAATAGGCGCGGTTGAGTCGGAAAAAGGTTGTTTTTTCCAAAATCAAGCGGTACAACACATAAAATACGAGCCAACAAATGGCGACTTTGAGTAGGTAGTTCATCGCGATGATCTATGGATGATGAACAAAAAGATTCGACGACGTATGTTAATCCAATTGGATTTTTTTAAGGCTTGTTGTTGGGGCTAAGGGTATTGGCAATCAATTCCAAAAACTGTGGGCCCATCCAGCGCATCGATAAACTTGCGGGCGATAGATCACAATTTTGGCGCCGTAGAAAAATCAGGTCGAGTTCGGGAAAAACAATGGTCATTTGCCCCAAATCTCCGGTAGCAGCGTAATTCTTGTGTTTCGAGGTGTTGTCCAGCCACCAGAGGTAGCCATAATAAGGGGCCCGTTTGGAGGGCGTAATGGATGCTTTCACCCATTGTTCGGATACAATTTGTCGCCCTCGGTATTGCCCCATATTGTGCATGAGCAAACCAACTTGTGCGGCATCCTGCAGGGTCGTGATGCCTCCGCCAAATGCCAATGCATTTCCTGCGCTGTCGCGGGACATCCGCGTGGAATCCATGCCCAATGGTTTGAACAACAGGTCGGCAAAGACCCGATCTAGCGGTTTTTTACTTACTTTTTCAATGACCAGTCCCAGCAATTGTACCGACTCATTGGAATAATTGAATCGTACATCGGGCAAGGTGTCCAGAGTCAAGCCCAGTACGTACTTGTTCATGCTCGTTTTACTCAACACGCCCCGCGCTCCTTTGCGATTGAGGCCAGCCGACATACTTACCAGATGCTGAATGGTAACGTTTTTGGTGCATCCCTCTTTCCATTCGGGCAAATAGGTGCAAACTTTATCCTCGACGCTCTTGATCAGCTTGCGGTCGATCAAAATCCCGAGTACCAGTCCAGTCCAGGATTTAATCATGGAAGCAGTACCCATGTAAAGGCTATCGCAGTGGGGGTTACGCCAATTCAACACCACCTTGTCCCGATGCAGTAGCATGATTTCATCCGCCTTGCTCGAATCACAAAAACGGATGAGTTTTTGTACCTGGAGCGGGTCAATGGTGGCCGCTGGACTTTGTGCCTGTAAGAGTCCATACAGCAATAGCAAAATGAACAGGACAAAAGTTTTTTTCATTGGGTACATGGCTTGATCTGATCTCATTCATCGGTATCCAATACCTCCATCAAGTCGGATAAATCTTTGATGCCCAGGTTTTTTTCTTTGACCAAAAACGAAACGAGATCCAGCGTTGAACCAGCGAAGTAGTCATTGACCAACTTGTTCAAACTTTGTTTGCCGTATTGATCTTTGGAAATCAAGGGAAAATACTCATAAGTACGGCCATAAGCCTTGTGGCCCACAAACCCTTTTTCTTCCAGAATGCGCACAATAGTGGATACGGTACTGTGGGGTGGTTTTTCCTGTTGTTGATGTTCGGCGATGTAATCGCGCATGGCGGATACGGTGCATGGCCCCAGATCCCACATGATTTGCATCAACTCTTCTTCGGCTTTGGTCAACTGTTTCATATCGATCGATCAACTTGTAAAACTTGTTGATACAAAGATGTGACGTATTTTTTAGTTATGCAACTATTGAAGCATTTTTTTTGACGTATTTTTTAGTTATAGCTTAAAAGATGCTGAACAAGCGCCCTGCCGACCAGTATACCGATAACAAATTCTTCGCATACTCCCCTTGTAATTTATTGAATTTCAGTTGGGTTTCGATCAGTTTTTGCTCCCGGCTGTTGATCAAAAAAATTGAGCTTTCGCCTACTTCAAACTTGCGTTGTTCGGCCTGGAGCAAAGCTTGCAGGTTGCGAAGTAGTACCTCGTAACGCAGGATTTGATTGCGACTGTTTTCTAAGTCATTGTAATACCCCCGGAGTTTATTCTCGATTTCAATCTGTTTTTGCTCCAGTTTATTGCTGGTTTGTAGCTGTTTGATTTGTACCAATTCCATTTTGCCCCGCTCTTTGCGCAGGAAAAGGGGAAAGGAAAAATTGAGCCCCCATTTGAAGTTGGTTCCTAAGGCTTCGGTTAGGGTCAGTGTTGGATCCTCTTTGGTGGGAGCAGTAAAATCGAAACCCCGGCCGAGGAGGTTGTAACTCAAATCCAAACGCGGTTTAAATTGCTCAGCTGCCAAGCGGCGATCGACTTCCAGTTGACGCAAATCAACCTGAAGGGCCCGCAGATCAGGGTGTCGAAGGGCTAGTTGTTGGGTAAAAGAATCAATGGGTAAACTGGGCAATTGCACTACATTTTGTAAGGGGAGGGGTTGCCAATTCCAGTTGTCACTGATTGAAGGCGCTCGCCCCTGATCCCACTGGAGCGCCTGCATGCTCAGTGCGGCATTGCGGTAGCTTACCAGCGCCTCGTTGAGCTCAAGTTGCCAGGTTTGCACCTGGGTGAAGGTTTCGATGGTATCCACCGCTGGTTTATCCCCTAAAAAATAACTTGCCCGAATACCTCGAAAACGAGTGAGGGACAGTTGGTAAGCCTGCTCGGTGACGCGCCACTGGTTGTAAGCAATAGCCCAATTGAGGTAAGTAATGCCCGCTTGCAGGAGCAAATCGTTGAGCAAACCCTGGCGCTCGGCGGCCAGTCCGTCCCGATCCAATTGAGCATTTTGTAGTCCAGCCCGATTGCCATCAAACAACAGGCCATTGAGCAAGGGCACGGTGAGCCCCAACACCGCCTGACCAGGGTCGGGCAACCTACTTTCGGGATTCAGGTAAGTACCACTGGCACTATTAAAAGCACCTTTAAACTCTACGCCCCATTGGCTCGTGACTTTGGCCCCCAACTCTCCTACGCGGTAATAACGGGTTCCATCAAAAGATTTTTGCTGCCAATCAGAATAGAGTTTGGGGTCAAAAGCTCCACGCGCCTGACGAACCTGGGCCTCGGCCTGGCGAATCAATAAGTCTGCATTCCGGGCAATGGGGTGCTCTTGCTTGATATTGCCCAAAAACTGGGAAAGGGGCAAAACGGGAGATTGTGCAAAGATGCACTTCGTGAAGAAAAGGAGCAGGGATATGATGAATGGTTTCATGCTTTATAGGGTTTTAGGGTTTTAGGGTTTTAGGGTTTTAGGGTTTCGGGGAACGTGCCCCTAAGACCCTAAAACCCTACAACCCTAAAACCCTATTTTAAACTTTTCACCGGTGCCTTCAATTTAGGTTCTTCCGATTTTCCTTCTTCCTTTTGGTAATAATTGGGCGGGAAACCATTGAGCTGACGCCAGAGTTCATACCATAGTGTAACATTCTGTAGAAGGGCGATGCCTTGAGCGCCCGAACCGGGGCGAAGCGCTTTGGGCCAGGGTTTTCCATTCACTTCATCCGGAGCTACTAGTATGCGGTACATCCCATTGTCGCTGATGATGTTATCAATGGCTACCACATCTCCTTTAAAAGTGCCGAAAGAAAAACCCGGCCAGCCTGAAAAAACGATAGCGGGCCAGCCATCAAATAAAAAGCGCACCTCCTGTCCTAAATTGACCAGAGGGTAATCCAATGGTTTGACATACATCTCCACAGCCAGGGTGTATTCAAGTGGCAGAATACTCACAATGGCATCCCCGTCTTTGATGTTTTCGCCAATACCTGCCTGCATCGCCTTGGCAATGATGCCATCTTGTGGTGCAAGCACAAAATAAAATTCGTTGCGCTGGCGGTAGTTTTCTACCTGGATTTCCAATTTGCTGATGTCGGCCTCGGTCGTATACTGATCCGATCGGGCGCTAGCAATATCAGATTCCGCTTTGGCAATTTTTTGAGCCGTTTCGGCGATCGCCTGACTCAGTTCCGTACGCAGAATTTGCAGGTCTTGTCGACTTATGTTGAGCTTGTTGCGGGCATCCACCACTTTGGCTTCGGTTTCCTGTACCTTGAAGCGTTTGTCCTCCACTTCAGTACGTGGTTTAATACCGTCTCTAAATAAGGCATCAGTACGTTTGAGTTGGACCCGGGCAATCGAATCGTCCAGGATGGCCCGCCGAAAAGCGATGCTGTCCGTAATGATTTTTAACCGGGTTTGTTGGAGTTTGTTTTGGAGTTGGTTGCGTTTTTGGGTCAGTTCTTCACGGTAGGCGTTGATCTGATCCTGGAGGGCAGTAGCCTTGCGTTGGTAGGCACCGATGGAGCCCGTTTTGGCATTGACCTGCTTTTGGGTGCGCTGTACGATTTGGGGATCAAAGTAGTCAGCTTTGATTTCCGTGAGGTGTAAGATGGTATCCCCTTTACGCACGGTATCTCCTTCGCGCACATACCATTTTTCAATTTGTCCGGCAATGGTAGACTGCACCGTTTGGGGGCGTTGTTCCGGTCGCAGCGTAGTCACTTTGCCCTTGGATTGAATATTTTGGGTCCAGGGCAAAAACAAAAAAACAACGGCCAGGACAAATAAGCCTCCCATCCAGCGCGCAAACATCACGTTGGCACTGGAGAGGGAAGTCTTCTCAAATGACTTGTATTTTTCCTGCTGAATTTGTGCAGTGATCGATTCTGGTGATATGTTGAGCATGTTTTTTAGTTTAGGGGGTTGAGGTGTTGAGAAGTTGAGGCTACCGCAAGAATCCGGTCACTGACTGTAGCCGAAGTGCAGGGATTCCTGCGTTAGCCCCAACTTCTCAACACCTCAACTTCTCAACCCAATAATTCAATTTCTTTACTGCGAAACACCGTGTTAAAAACCGGATGATCCTGTAAGGATTTCCAGGTGCCTTCGGCAATGATTTGACCCTGTTCCATGAGCAACAAGCGGTCGCATTGCGCAGCCAATACCGGATCGCTGGATACGGCGACCAGCGTCCAGGGGGCATCGCGACGGGCGATGAAACTGGCAATAAAATCGCGGTCTTTGGACTCCAGGCTTTTAAAAAAATCTTCGGCTAAAAGCAACTTGGGCTGGGTAACTACGGCACGCAACAAGATCAACTTGGTGCGGATGGTATGGGGGATATTGCGGCCTTCCGGCAATAAAATGGTATTGTAGCCATTCGGCAAATTGCGGATGTAACTGGCAATACCCAATTCTTCGGCTAAATCAACAATGGCCTCCAAAGGCGTATCTGGGTTACCCAGGGTAATGTTTTCGAGGATGCTTCCGGTAAAAATATTGGATTCGTGGATATAGTCGCCAATGTTACCGCGCAAACTGCACAAATCCAAGCTTTTTAAAGGGAAACCATTGTAAGCGATGCTGCCCTCAAAATCGGCGTAAATCCCGGCGATGAGCTGCAGCAGGGTACTTTTTCCAGAGCTTTGGCTTCCCGCAATACAAACCCGCTCACCGGGTTTGATTTCCAAGGAAACCCCATTTAAGGTTGGGCGATCGGCATCTTCAAATTTGAAGCTCAAATTTTCGACCTGTAGATGCATCGGCTTTTCCCGGTCAATTTGATCGAAGCGCAAGCCGTCACTTTTTTCGATGGGGAGGTCGGTCATAAAACCCAGTTTGTCCAGG includes these proteins:
- a CDS encoding BlaI/MecI/CopY family transcriptional regulator, with the translated sequence MKQLTKAEEELMQIMWDLGPCTVSAMRDYIAEHQQQEKPPHSTVSTIVRILEEKGFVGHKAYGRTYEYFPLISKDQYGKQSLNKLVNDYFAGSTLDLVSFLVKEKNLGIKDLSDLMEVLDTDE
- a CDS encoding serine hydrolase domain-containing protein; this translates as MKKTFVLFILLLLYGLLQAQSPAATIDPLQVQKLIRFCDSSKADEIMLLHRDKVVLNWRNPHCDSLYMGTASMIKSWTGLVLGILIDRKLIKSVEDKVCTYLPEWKEGCTKNVTIQHLVSMSAGLNRKGARGVLSKTSMNKYVLGLTLDTLPDVRFNYSNESVQLLGLVIEKVSKKPLDRVFADLLFKPLGMDSTRMSRDSAGNALAFGGGITTLQDAAQVGLLMHNMGQYRGRQIVSEQWVKASITPSKRAPYYGYLWWLDNTSKHKNYAATGDLGQMTIVFPELDLIFLRRQNCDLSPASLSMRWMGPQFLELIANTLSPNNKP
- a CDS encoding HlyD family secretion protein, with translation MLNISPESITAQIQQEKYKSFEKTSLSSANVMFARWMGGLFVLAVVFLFLPWTQNIQSKGKVTTLRPEQRPQTVQSTIAGQIEKWYVREGDTVRKGDTILHLTEIKADYFDPQIVQRTQKQVNAKTGSIGAYQRKATALQDQINAYREELTQKRNQLQNKLQQTRLKIITDSIAFRRAILDDSIARVQLKRTDALFRDGIKPRTEVEDKRFKVQETEAKVVDARNKLNISRQDLQILRTELSQAIAETAQKIAKAESDIASARSDQYTTEADISKLEIQVENYRQRNEFYFVLAPQDGIIAKAMQAGIGENIKDGDAIVSILPLEYTLAVEMYVKPLDYPLVNLGQEVRFLFDGWPAIVFSGWPGFSFGTFKGDVVAIDNIISDNGMYRILVAPDEVNGKPWPKALRPGSGAQGIALLQNVTLWYELWRQLNGFPPNYYQKEEGKSEEPKLKAPVKSLK
- a CDS encoding TolC family protein, with translation MKPFIISLLLFFTKCIFAQSPVLPLSQFLGNIKQEHPIARNADLLIRQAEAQVRQARGAFDPKLYSDWQQKSFDGTRYYRVGELGAKVTSQWGVEFKGAFNSASGTYLNPESRLPDPGQAVLGLTVPLLNGLLFDGNRAGLQNAQLDRDGLAAERQGLLNDLLLQAGITYLNWAIAYNQWRVTEQAYQLSLTRFRGIRASYFLGDKPAVDTIETFTQVQTWQLELNEALVSYRNAALSMQALQWDQGRAPSISDNWNWQPLPLQNVVQLPSLPIDSFTQQLALRHPDLRALQVDLRQLEVDRRLAAEQFKPRLDLSYNLLGRGFDFTAPTKEDPTLTLTEALGTNFKWGLNFSFPLFLRKERGKMELVQIKQLQTSNKLEQKQIEIENKLRGYYNDLENSRNQILRYEVLLRNLQALLQAEQRKFEVGESSIFLINSREQKLIETQLKFNKLQGEYAKNLLSVYWSAGRLFSIF
- a CDS encoding energy transducer TonB, giving the protein MQSSPNAKRKPRFLLTLSIFIFQLTLALAQTNPSTEAWTKTEKKIKPAAKSASKKSTKALLIDPSAQNPTNDSTFVYKIVEQMPSYPEGQAALLRHLEQNTQYPEIALKKKVQGIVVVQVTVERDGALSNVHVVKGIGAGCDEEALRVVGLMPKWKPGMQNGQAVPVQFNLPIRFKLDK
- a CDS encoding energy transducer TonB, which encodes MKIKPTKLEFRLNFSLPAFLFCILSMGSPMLTAQESQDTIPEGDRYSVVERMPQYPGGVEELLSFLKKNVYYPPKAKKKGIQGMVVLQFTVERDGSISNTKIVERIGGGCDEVALAAIKKMPKWSPGLKEGGVPVRVQYRLPIGFHLN
- a CDS encoding TonB family protein; the protein is MNYLLKVAICWLVFYVLYRLILEKTTFFRLNRAYLLITLLLGLVVPMVRISLGAPVDPSELTNWLPEVVVRANNLVNQPYTLPEITIQVPASAAWDIWTWLYWGGVAYCLLRFLVGLFQLYHIYRRGNKQAMGKYTLVYSAEVKAPFSFMRYLFWPAELEDENLEREYMLRHEETHILQYHTLDVLFSEIIKAICWFNPLAYHYSQALRDVHEYLADAAVLQNANRKQYGHLLIRQSLSGPSIALVNHFSTSQLKKRIHMMMRKKTQGRAQLRYALTLPLLVALGFLFAQINIEAQVPTTSQNSTLPPPPPMMAPGVVEKGKAEAPYSSMSKEVIIRKDTTPKVLEERVVQGFPLNTNQLQGQVINGYPSRTNSINELVVVGYTPIRDSIPGEVFKVVEKMPEYPGGSVELLRFLAQNILYPEVARKENIQGLVVVQFIIGKDGTIIDPHVVHGIGGGANEEALRVVKTMPKWKPGSQKGQAVNVQFNLPIRFMLDGGVIEKKAEAPKEVFKVVEQMPSYPGGQGDLLKFLGTNINYPKAAKDAGIEGMVVIQYIIEKDGSISNAKVVKGIGAGCDEEALRVVNAMPNWVAGKQRGQAVPVQFNLPIRFKLDDKKSNALPTNANLLKVQDFKASPNPSKGLFNLSFRAEGKATNIEVYNLAGQRVYQQSLTNFDGTYNGQLDLSKEPKGEYLLRITQGSEQYSQKVLKQ